The Pseudorasbora parva isolate DD20220531a chromosome 16, ASM2467924v1, whole genome shotgun sequence genome includes a region encoding these proteins:
- the LOC137043566 gene encoding N-acetyllactosaminide beta-1,3-N-acetylglucosaminyltransferase 2-like, with translation MRKKYTQFLIPALAGSLCFVIVYYQLKNVEVTQRDMAKMPSVTTATTEKPTTAVISTMKNTTKNFTLSEIPPLNISEDFIGFYIPKNRAFWNRKLNSLLRQFDSVNNETLGELHKPFHCKPESLELLKTNIKDFQSYPPLYGDFLRGMDCRDLPVVHDQPDKCTSEHIFLLFAIKSSPKHFERRQAVRETWGREGLYESGLQVRTVFLLGRSSPDDPNLDKMILNEARQFRDLLVWDFQDTFYNLTLKEHGFFKWMLNQCPKVSFIFKGDDDVFANTKAILNHLKSLEPAQASSLYTGHIIYNAAPRREPTIKYCVPESFYEGTYPPYAGGGGFVFSGNLVPSLYHVSFYIPFFPIDDVYNGMCFKAIGITPTKHDGFHTFDIDEKDRDNPCVHRNLLLVHQRSPQQTMRLWRSMHSSMLTC, from the coding sequence ATGAGAAAGAAATATACACAATTCCTCATTCCAGCACTAGCTGGCAGCCTTTGCTTTGTCATAGTTTATTACCAACTAAAGAATGTGGAAGTCACACAAAGAGACATGGCCAAAATGCCTTCGGTTACAACTGCCACAACTGAAAAACCTACAACTGCAGTGATAAGCACCATGAAAAATACAACCAAAAATTTTACGTTGAGCGAAATTCCACCCCTTAATATTTCTGAGGATTTCATAGGATTTTACATTCCCAAAAATCGTGCCTTCTGGAACCGAAAACTTAATTCTCTTCTCAGGCAATTTGACTCCGTCAACAATGAAACACTTGGGGAGCTGCATAAACCGTTTCACTGTAAGCCTGAGAGTTTAGAGTTGCTAAAAACCAACATTAAGGATTTTCAGTCGTATCCCCCTCTTTATGGAGACTTCCTTAGAGGAATGGATTGTCGAGACCTGCCAGTTGTTCACGATCAACCTGACAAGTGTACGTCCGAACACATTTTTCTTCTCTTTGCAATCAAATCCAGCCCAAAGCATTTCGAGAGGCGCCAAGCAGTCCGAGAAACCTGGGGAAGAGAAGGGTTGTATGAAAGCGGACTTCAGGTACGAACCGTCTTTCTGCTGGGTCGATCATCTCCGGATGATCCCAATCTCgacaaaatgattttaaatgaaGCTCGGCAGTTTCGAGACCTGCTCGTTTGGGATTTTCAGGACACCTTTTACAACCTGACTCTCAAGGAGCATGGCTTCTTCAAGTGGATGCTGAATCAATGTCCTAAGGTGTCTTTCATTTTTAAGGGTGATGATGATGTTTTTGCCAACACTAAAGCAATACTGAATCATCTGAAGTCTCTGGAGCCTGCACAGGCCTCGTCGTTGTACACCGGGCATATTATTTATAATGCCGCACCGCGACGGGAGCCTACAATCAAATACTGTGTTCCTGAGTCTTTCTATGAAGGTACTTACCCTCCTTATGCTGGTGGCGGTGGATTTGTTTTTTCTGGAAACCTCGTCCCATCTCTTTACCATGTTTCTTTTTACATACCATTCTTCCCTATTGATGACGTCTACAACGGGATGTGCTTTAAAGCAATAGGAATTACTCCGACCAAACACGATGGTTTCCATACATTTGACATTGATGAGAAAGATCGAGATAACCCCTGTGTGCACAGAAACTTGCTTCTGGTGCACCAACGCAGCCCTCAGCAGACCATGAGACTGTGGAGAAGTATGCACAGCTCCATGCTGACCTGCTGA